From the genome of Sphingobacterium sp. UGAL515B_05:
GAAAGCCCTGGCTACGGCGCTAGAAAAGCCAATTTATGTGTTGAATCTGAGCAACCTCATTTCTTCCCGTATTGGTGAAACCTCGCAGCATATTAAACAGGTCTTTGATAAAGCTGGACGTGAAAAAGCGGTGCTGTTTTTAGATGAATTCGATCAGATCGGAAAGGCGCGGATTAGTGAAGAAAAGGATGTGGGTGAAATGCGTCGTCTCGTAAACACCATTATACAGCTGATCGATTATTTTCCTGCTGAAGCGGTATTGATTGCAGCAACCAACCATCCCGAAATATTGGATACAGCCATTATCCGTCGGTTTCAGCTTCGTTTGGCTTTTGAGTTGCCAACAATAGTGCAGTTGGATGCTTATTATGATAAATTATTTAGGCCATTCCCGCATTATGCTGATGTTGTACCACGACGCTATGGGATCTCCTATGCGGAGGCCAAGGACTATATTTACGATGCTGTCAAATTCTTGTTGATCGCTACATTGGAACAAAATCAACCTTAATGATTTTTTTGAAAGCTCCGCTTGAGATACTTAATAAAAATAGCGATTTCTGATAAACTGTTTTTCTCTTCTAAGTGAGTCTGTTAGTTGAATGCTCTGCTTCAGATGCCTAATAAAAAAATAACAACTTCTGTTAAACTGTTTTGTCTCCTATACGTTAGTCTGTATGTGGAGACAATTTAGGATAGGGTGGGGCGTCAATGACAGATTGATCGCTAAGTCGCTAACAATAGTTTGTGAATGAGTCAAAATGGCATTTGTTTTTATTTTAAAATGACATTTTGTCTTTTAAAAACTGCTGGTACGCAAATTGAATAATTCTCTTCAAATAGTTAGAACAAAAAAGCTTAACAATAAAACAAAAAATTAGGAGGACAAAAAATGGCATTAATTAAATTCCCAACAAAAAGTTTAAACACTGATGCAGTAAATCCATTTGTAAATACTGTATTTGACAATTTATTCAATGATAACTTCATCTCAGATCGTTTGGTATCCCGTGTGCCGGCGGTCAATATATCGGAATCCGAAAAATCATTTAAAGTTGAAATGGCAGCGCCCGG
Proteins encoded in this window:
- a CDS encoding ATP-binding protein, which translates into the protein MNIYDLVIADKERIALEDVFLEEESRQKLHQLIKEHRYIKELSQYGLPVSNKILLHGYSGCGKTTTAKALATALEKPIYVLNLSNLISSRIGETSQHIKQVFDKAGREKAVLFLDEFDQIGKARISEEKDVGEMRRLVNTIIQLIDYFPAEAVLIAATNHPEILDTAIIRRFQLRLAFELPTIVQLDAYYDKLFRPFPHYADVVPRRYGISYAEAKDYIYDAVKFLLIATLEQNQP